In a genomic window of Mucilaginibacter sp. KACC 22063:
- a CDS encoding response regulator transcription factor — MKILVIEDEPKLGSFICAGLTQNGHVCDHITDGASGLEALMVNSYDLVLLDLMLPGMNGFDVLKNLQSFGKQVPVIILSALSDTENVIKGLDLGAIDYLRKPFELDELLARVRTVQRRNSGQQTAKLRFEDLEMDLYTREVTRAGKAIALSNREFALLEFLLNNANRVVTKTQILEKVWDINFDPGSNVIEVHLYQLRKKIDKDSDNPLIHTVIGRGYTVKGQLH, encoded by the coding sequence ATGAAGATACTGGTGATAGAAGATGAGCCGAAACTTGGAAGTTTTATTTGTGCAGGCCTAACGCAAAACGGCCATGTCTGCGACCATATTACTGATGGCGCAAGCGGGCTGGAAGCATTAATGGTAAATAGTTATGACCTGGTGTTGTTAGACCTGATGCTGCCCGGCATGAACGGCTTTGACGTGCTGAAAAACCTGCAAAGCTTTGGCAAGCAGGTACCGGTAATTATCCTTAGTGCGTTGAGCGATACGGAAAACGTGATTAAAGGCCTTGATCTTGGTGCGATAGACTACCTCCGTAAACCATTTGAACTGGACGAATTACTGGCGCGGGTACGTACCGTACAAAGGCGCAACAGCGGGCAGCAAACTGCCAAACTAAGGTTTGAAGATCTGGAAATGGACCTGTACACCCGCGAAGTTACCCGTGCGGGCAAAGCGATTGCCTTAAGTAACCGCGAATTTGCTTTGTTAGAATTTCTATTGAACAACGCTAACCGTGTAGTTACCAAAACGCAGATACTGGAAAAAGTATGGGACATAAATTTCGATCCTGGAAGCAATGTAATCGAGGTACATCTTTACCAGTTGCGTAAAAAGATCGACAAAGATTCAGACAACCCGCTTATCCATACCGTTATTGGCAGAGG